The following are encoded together in the Coffea arabica cultivar ET-39 chromosome 1c, Coffea Arabica ET-39 HiFi, whole genome shotgun sequence genome:
- the LOC140005288 gene encoding uncharacterized protein, with the protein MASTAGANVSEFKEKVNLWSDNFVVRNLCRVFVISGLIIFAILVLFFNDPTCKASGFLSTWKISPSSSQPASTVDDDVPTNVSHLAFGLQGSEKTYHFRKAYLEAWWRPNITRGYVYIDREPTADLLPWSPKSPQYRMNDDLSKLIQEIRPRSALMPRMVHGILELFREEHEGIRWIIMGDDDTMFFVDNLVHVLSKYDHTKYYYIGYPSEFVLSNYWFNFNQAFGGGGIILSYPLAKALVRDMDRCLRKYSDLSADLMTMACLADIGANLTPHKGVHQVNFLS; encoded by the coding sequence ATGGCGTCAACAGCAGGGGCCAACGTTTCAGAGTTcaaagaaaaagtaaatttgTGGTCAGACAATTTTGTAGTCAGAAACCTCTGCAGAGTATTTGTGATTTCAGGTCTAATAATTTTTGCcattcttgttttgtttttcaaTGATCCAACATGTAAGGCTTCAGGGTTTTTGTCAACCTGGAAAATAAGCCCTTCATCTTCACAACCTGCATCTACTGTTGACGATGATGTTCCCACAAATGTTAGTCACCTAGCGTTTGGTCTCCAAGGCTCTGAGAAAACATACCACTTCAGAAAGGCTTACTTGGAGGCTTGGTGGAGACCAAACATAACAAGGGGATACGTTTACATTGATAGAGAACCTACAGCAGATCTTCTTCCATGGTCTCCAAAGTCTCCTCAGTATCGAATGAATGATGATCTCAGCAAATTGATTCAAGAAATCAGGCCGAGAAGTGCTCTCATGCCTCGAATGGTACATGGGATATTGGAATTGTTTCGTGAGGAACATGAAGGCATAAGGTGGATAATCATGGGCGATGATGATACAATGTTTTTTGTAGATAATCTGGTTCATGTTCTTTCGAAGTATGATCATACAAAGTACTACTACATTGGGTATCCATCTGAATTTGTTTTGTCCAATTATTGGTTCAATTTTAACCAGGCATTTGGTGGAGGTGGGATTATTCTTAGTTACCCTTTGGCAAAAGCACTTGTAAGAGATATGGATCGCTGCCTCAGGAAATATTCAGACCTTTCGGCTGATCTAATGACTATGGCCTGTTTAGCTGATATTGGAGCTAATTTAACACCCCATAAAGGTGTTCATCAGGTAAATTTTCTTTCATAA